In one Cryptococcus deuterogattii R265 chromosome 11, complete sequence genomic region, the following are encoded:
- a CDS encoding sphingolipid C9-methyltransferase, translating to MTCQGVEVNSRPPGISSLVPPSFCHWVRRAKPPKNFGKHFNFVVSLLHISTIMAEEKQPVGFRTTSYPAIANPPLPAEGCASFSNYELAASIIFGPWIIQRLLPLPNGWKTYWFLVILLGVPIAVAYWTLKSKFGKRVNEKVPLPGKPISHYLDFKDKELEEKYKDRKIPMQIFHDAYFDKKIDFKGDVLDVMEYRHDWATFEFTPELFKYVFTKLIPDVIFHSQAQDEDQVRDHYDRGNDFYSWFLGPRMIYTGGVMTDINRQETLEELQDNKLRLVCEKLDLKEGDRMLDIGCGWGTLAAFAGKNYNVDVTGVTLARNQAAFGTQRLRENGVPEERGRILCMDYRDIPQAPGYYNKISCLEMAEHVGIRRYGKFLKEVYDLLADDGVMVFQVAGIRTCWQFEDLVWGLFMNKYVFPGADASCALNWVISQLEHANFEIKSIDVLGVHYSATLHRWYQNWLSNKDKCIAKYGERWYRIWAFFLAYSVISSRQGSASVFQITCHKNLNGFHRVEGVPSHTSLHAPVSRKLEPVISHTEMWE from the exons ATGACGTGTCAAGGTGTCGAGGTCAACTCCCGCCCGCCAGGGATCTCGTCGCTCGTCCCACCATCTTTCTGCCACTGGGTCCGACGCGCCAAGCCACCAAAGAACTTTGGAAAACATTTCAATTTTGTggtatctcttcttcatattTCAACCATTATGGCAGAGGAAAAACAGCCAGTCGGCTTCAGAAC CACTTCCTACCCCGCTATCGCGAATCCCCCTCTCCCTGCTGAGGGCTGcgcatctttctccaactACGAGCTCGCGGCTTCCATCATTTTTGGCCCATGGATCATCcaacgtcttcttcctctgcccaACGGCTGGAAGACTTATTGGttcctcgtcatcctcctcggtGTCCCCATCGCTGTCGCTTACTGGACTCTTAAATCCAAATTTGGAAAGAGGGTGAATGAAAAGGTCCCGCTCCCCGGTAAACCCATCAGCCACTATCTTGACttcaaggacaaggagctTGAGGAAAAGTATAAGGACAGAAAGATCCCTATGCAAATTTTCCACGACGCATACTTtgacaagaagattgatttTAAGGGTGATGTTTTGGACGTCATGGAGTACAGGCATGACTGGGCTACTTTTGAGTTTACTCCCGAG TTGTTCAAATATGTCTTTACCAAGCTGATTCCCGACGTTATCTTCCactctcaagctcaagacGAAGACCAAGTCCGTGACCACTACGACCGAGGCAATGACTTTTATTCTTGGTTCCTCGGTCCTCGTATGATTTACACTGGAGGTGTCATGACCGACATCAACCGCCAAGAAACTCTTGAAGAACTCCAAGACAACAAGCTGCGACTCGTGTGTGAGAAACTCGACCTGAAGGAGGGTGACCGCATGTTGGACATCGGTTGTGGCTGGGGTACCCTTGCCGCGTTTGCCGGTAAGAACTACAACGTAGATGTGACTGGTGTGACTCTTGCTCGAAACCAAGCTGCTTTCGGTACTCAGCGTTTGAGGGAGAATGGTGTGCcagaggagaggggaaggattTTGTGCATGGACTACCGTGATATCCCCCAGGCGCCTGGTTACTACAACAAGATCTCTTGTCTTGAGATGGCGGAGCATGTTGGAATTAGGAGGTACGGCAAGTTTTTGAAAGAGGTCTACGATCTTTTGGCAGACGATGGTGTTATGGTCTTCCAAGTCGCTGGTATCCGTACCTGCTGGCAGTTTGAGGATCTCGTCTGGGGTTTGTT CATGAACAAGTACGTTTTCCCCGGCGCCGATGCTTCTTGCGCTCTCAACTGGGTCATCTCCCAACTCGAACACGCCAACTTTGAGATCAAATCCATCGACGTCCTCGGTGTACACTACTCAGCTACTCTTCACCGATGGTATCAGAACTGGTTGAGCAACAAGGACAAATGTATTGCCAAGTATGGCGAGAGATGGTACAGGATTtgggccttcttcttggcttACAGCGTCATCTCTTCTAG GCAAGGGTCTGCATCTGTTTTCCAGATTACATGCCACAAGAACCTTAATGGCTTCCACCGTGTCGAGGGGGTTCCTTCCCATACTTCCCTCCACGCCCCTGTCTCTAGGAAGCTTGAGCCCGTCATTTCTCACACTGAGATGTGGGAGTAA
- a CDS encoding endoplasmic reticulum protein — translation MASPPSTRGDHLTFTTSTSSANTPPFTSHSPNTSTNSRISHNLSDMLFGKPTTSGTSLSTSANESTPLLAEPPCHGGRTPRRNLTASLDQVAEAAAQNRVVKLNKISPISSESEEGEAGDGRLSRDRASITMAYAKKIKQRSKYYVPVTDWLPKYSWSLFSGDLVAGVSVACLLIPQAMSYASGLARLTPVAGLWSTAIPALIYGALGTCRQLSIGPEAALSLLIGQMIQEAVYGDPHSRPAHPEAEAAAIALITTLQIGVITSVLGLLRLGFLDVVLSRALLRGFITAVAVIIFIEQLVPMLGLAALLAQPTDPSKEPPTRPLSKLFFTINNIHSINVPTALLSFTSLGFLIIVRVIKQKITQRPGGNWVRYVPEILILVVGTTILTNVLKWDEKGVEVLGKIKGGSSLPFGWPIYKKTMKYFNYTLPTAFVSAVVGVVDSIVAARENASMYGYDVSPNRELVALGASNLVGSSIVGTGAIPVFGSITRSRLNGQIGSRTQMASIITSICMIFSIFFLLPYLYYLPKAVLAAIVTVVVYAILNEAPHEILYFWRMGAWTDFLQMVGTFFLTLCFSIELGLVASVVFSLILVIQSTSQPRIKIIGRVPGTNEWVPIDEDESAQEEIPGVLVVRIRESLSFANTGQLKERLRRLELYGMGKSHPSDEPRRESAKALILHMGDVEHIDASATQILYELTKAYHERGVGVHFAHLRPGQMKAFGIAGITDIVGPSHFHQDLSSAMREVESMGYGTSIFARWDAS, via the exons ATGGCTAGCCCTCCATCCACCCGGGGTGATCATCTGACTTTCACCACTTCTACTTCCAGCGCCAACACACCGCCATTCACAAGCCACAGTCCAAACACAAGCACAAACTCAAGAATCTCACACAACCTGTCCGATATGCTGTTTGGCAAACCCACCACATCTGGCACTAGTCTCAGCACGTCTGCAAATGAATCAACACCGCTCTTGGCCGAGCCGCCCTGCCATGGAGGCAGAACACCAAGACGAAATCTTACAGCGAGTCTTGATCAAGtagcagaagcagcagcgCAGAATCGGGTGGTGAAGCTGAACAAAATATCGCCAATATCGAgcgagagtgaagagggagaggcaGGAGATGGCAGATTATCACGGGACAGGGCGAGTATAACGATGGCGTATgcaaagaagatcaagcaGAGGTCAAAATATTACGTCCCCGTGACGGATTGGTTACCAAAATACAGTTGGTCTCT GTTTTCTGGTGACCTTGTCGCTGGTGTGTCTGTAGCATGTCTGTTGATACCGCAA GCAATGTCATACGCTAGCGGTCTTGCACGGTTAACACCCGTCGCTGGTCTCTGGTCAACAGCGATTCCAGCCCTGATATATGGAGCTCTTGGTACATGCCG GCAACTGTCGATTGGCCCAGAGGCggctctctctcttctaaTCGGTCAGATGATCCAAGAAGCGGTGTATGGTGACCCTCACAGTAGACCGGCTCACCCGGAAGCTGAAGCAGCTGCTATCGCTCTCATTACTACCCTCCAA ATCGGCGTTATCACTAGTGTTCTTGGCCTTTTACGTCTTGGTTTCCTCGACGTCGTCTTATCACGGGCTTTACTCCGTGGGTTTATCACCGCGGTAGCCGTC ATTATCTTCATTGAACAACTCGTCCCTATGCTCGGCCTTGCCGCCCTCCTGGCTCAACCTACCGATCCATCAAAAGAACCCCCAACACGCCCCCTCTCTAAACTTTTCTTCACGATTAACAACATACACTCCATCAACGTGCCTACCGCGCTATTGAGTTTTACAAGTTTGggcttcctcatcatcgttaGAGTGATCAAGCAGAAGATTACCCAAAGGCCTGGAGGGAATTGGGTACGATATGTGCCGGAAATTTTGATCTTAGTTGTTGGGACTACAA TTCTAACAAATGTGCTGAAATGGGACGAAAAGGGAGTTGAAGTATTGGGCAAAATCAAGGGGGGGTCGAGCCTTCCTTTTGGGTGGCCTATTTACAAAAAGACGATGAAGTACTTCAATTACACC CTTCCAACAGCATTCGTCAGCGCGGTAGTGGGCGTTGTAGACTCCATCGTCGCAGCTCGAGAAAATGCATCAATGTACGGGTATGACGTCTCTCCGAATAGGGAATTGGTCGCCTTGG GCGCATCAAATCTCGTTGGCTCGTCAATCGTAGGAACAGGAGCAATCCCCGTTTTCGGTTCCATTACCC GATCTCGTCTGAACGGCCAAATCGGTAGTCGTACTCAGATGGCAAGTATAATAACGAGTATCTGCATgattttctccatcttcttccttttaCCTTATCTCTACTACCTCCCTAAG GCGGTTTTAGCAGCAATCGTCACTGTTGTCGTCTACGCGA TTTTGAATGAAGCACCGCATGAGATATTATATTTCTGGAGAATGGGAGCTTGGACAGATTTCCTGCAGATGGTGGGGACATTCTTCCTAACTTTATGTTTCTCCATCGAG CTCGGCCTTGTAGCATCCGTCGTTTTCTCCCTCATTCTCGTCATCCAATCCACTTCCCAACCACGTATCAAAATAATTGGTCGTGTACCGGGCACAAACGAGTGGGTACCTatcgatgaggatgaatcTGCTCAGGAGGAGATTCCGGGAGTGTTGGTGGTGAGGATCAGAGAGAGTTTGAGTTTTGCGAATACGGGGCAGTTAAAGGAGCGGCTAAGGAGG CTGGAGTTATACGGGATGGGCAAGAGCCATCCAAGTGATGAACCAAGGAGGGAATCTGCTAAAGCACTCATTTTGCACATGGGTGATGTCGAGCATATTGACGCATC AGCAACGCAAATCCTGTACGAGCTCACGAAAGCGTACCACGAACGAGGCGTAGGCGTTCATTTCGCACATTTAAGACCGGGGCAGATGAAGGCGTTTGGGATTGCGGGTATCACGGATATT GTCGGTCCAAGCCATTTCCATCAGGATTTAAGTAGCGCCATGAGAGAGGTTGAGAGTATGGGTTATGGCACAAGCATCTTTGCGAGGTGGGATGCGTCATAA
- a CDS encoding NADH dehydrogenase (ubiquinone) flavoprotein 2 yields the protein MSFARSAIQSARNTLARPTRRTFVSSTSRLSESLFVHRDTDYNNPSIPFEFTPENLKRAHEIIARYPPQYKKAAALPILDLGQRQNKGWTSISVMNAVAKLLDMPRMRVYEVATFYTMYNREPVAPNFVQLCTTTPCQLGGCGSTKILETIESHLGIHPGQTTKDGKFTFIEVECLGACSNAPMMQIGDEYYEDLTPETTIKILDALARGEKPKPGPQSGRQTSENSAGLTTLTTKPYGPGEFCTPEFQ from the exons ATGTCTTTCGCACGCTCAGCCATCCAGTCTGCAAGGAACACCCTCGCAAGGCCTACCAGGCGTACTTTcgtctcctccacctcccgTCTTTCAGAGTCGCTCTTCGTC CACCGCGACACAGATTACAATAACCCCTCTATCCCATTCGAGTTCACTCCGGAAAACCTCAAACGCGCACATGAAATCATTGCTCGCTACCCACCACAGTACAAGAAGGCTGCCGCTTTGCCCATTCTTGATTTGGGTCAGAGGCAGAACAAGGGATGGACTAGTATTAGCGTCATGAACGCTGTTGCCAAGTTGTTGGACATGCCCAGGATGAGAGTTTACGAG GTCGCTACATTCTACACAATGTACAACCGCGAACCCGTCGCCCCCAACTTTGTCCAACTCTGTACTACCACCCCCTGCCAACTCGGTGGCTGCGGCTCCACCAAGATCCTCGAAACCATCGAGTCTCACCTCGGCATCCACCCCGGCCAGACAACAAAGGACGGGAAATTCACCTTTATCGAAGTTGAATGTTTGGGAGCGTGCAGTAATGCGCCGATGATGCAGATTGGAGATGAATATTATGAGGATTTGACTCCGGAGACGACGATCAAGATCTTGGATGCGCTTGCGCGTGGGGAAAAGCCAAAGCCCGGCCCTCAGTCTGGGAGACAGACATCAGAAAACTCTGCGGGGTTAACGACTTTGACTACAAAG CCTTACGGACCAGGAGAGTTTTGTACACCTGAATTCCAATAG